The following are from one region of the uncultured Hyphomonas sp. genome:
- a CDS encoding M23 family metallopeptidase: MTNAPPMDSDFWVVDYKPIIVVGSVVLATAPANDVCLSSGFGIRSARRHDGIDLQSFPPGPIYAAAPGRILEARVSTGYGNMVLIDHGGGVYTRYAHLDHFAQGIHAGAEVGFGQEIGMMGKSGNATAIHLHFEILTGNYNNPRGSKGLAPRNPFEFPAYNPGS; the protein is encoded by the coding sequence GTGACCAACGCGCCGCCCATGGACAGTGATTTCTGGGTGGTCGATTACAAGCCGATCATCGTCGTCGGCTCGGTGGTGCTGGCGACCGCGCCAGCGAACGATGTCTGCCTGTCGTCCGGGTTTGGCATCCGCTCTGCCCGGCGCCATGACGGGATCGACCTGCAATCCTTTCCGCCCGGACCGATCTATGCGGCGGCGCCGGGGCGTATCCTCGAGGCGCGGGTTTCGACCGGTTACGGAAACATGGTTCTGATCGACCATGGCGGCGGCGTCTATACGCGCTACGCCCACCTCGACCATTTTGCCCAGGGCATCCATGCAGGCGCCGAAGTCGGCTTCGGGCAGGAAATCGGCATGATGGGCAAGTCCGGTAATGCGACGGCGATCCATCTCCATTTCGAGATCCTGACCGGCAACTATAACAATCCAAGAGGGTCCAAGGGGCTTGCCCCGCGCAATCCGTTTGAGTTTCCAGCCTATAATCCGGGCAGCTGA
- a CDS encoding glycosyltransferase family 1 protein: MLVTDAWDPQVNGVVRTMKRVIAESEAMGHEWEIVHPGQGFLTTPLPTYPEIKLALFARGEIEERFNVFEPDAVHIATEGTLGMAGRAMCLKIKHPFSTAYHTRFPEYVSARLPIPLSWGYSFVRWFHKYSGKVMVPTPSMVEELRAKKFINLVAWGRGVDTDLFHPSRRIEEGQPGDPFEGLARPIFLNVGRVAVEKNIEAFAELDLPGTKVIVGDGPQREELQKRYPDVKFLGARFNEDLATVYASADVFVFPSLTDTFGLVVLEAMSSGTPVAAFEATGPRDVIPGSNAGTVTPVGGDLAAGAVACLDLDRETCRNYAEGYSWQACAEAFIENLQPLPAPARKRFWQKIRLRRRKKPLELVIPPLLDLSPKPKKGPDTPEGPDKKP; this comes from the coding sequence ATGCTGGTAACAGACGCCTGGGACCCTCAGGTCAACGGCGTCGTACGCACCATGAAGCGCGTCATCGCCGAATCCGAGGCGATGGGCCATGAATGGGAAATCGTGCACCCCGGACAAGGGTTCCTGACGACCCCGCTTCCGACCTATCCGGAAATCAAGCTCGCCCTGTTCGCACGCGGCGAAATCGAAGAGCGGTTCAACGTGTTCGAGCCCGACGCGGTGCACATCGCGACCGAAGGAACCCTCGGCATGGCGGGCCGGGCCATGTGCCTGAAGATCAAGCACCCCTTTTCGACCGCCTATCACACGCGCTTCCCTGAATATGTCAGCGCCCGCCTGCCGATTCCCCTGTCCTGGGGCTACAGTTTCGTGCGCTGGTTCCACAAATATTCCGGCAAGGTGATGGTGCCGACGCCTTCCATGGTGGAGGAACTGCGGGCCAAGAAATTCATCAATCTGGTCGCCTGGGGCCGGGGCGTCGATACCGACCTCTTCCACCCGTCCCGCCGGATTGAGGAAGGCCAGCCGGGCGACCCGTTCGAAGGCCTGGCGCGCCCGATCTTCCTGAATGTCGGCCGCGTGGCCGTGGAAAAGAATATCGAAGCCTTTGCCGAACTGGATCTGCCGGGCACCAAGGTGATCGTCGGCGACGGGCCGCAGCGCGAGGAACTCCAGAAGCGCTATCCGGATGTGAAATTCCTTGGCGCGCGGTTCAATGAGGATCTCGCGACCGTCTATGCCAGCGCCGATGTTTTTGTCTTCCCCAGCCTGACAGACACGTTCGGCCTGGTCGTTCTGGAAGCCATGTCATCCGGTACGCCGGTTGCCGCCTTCGAGGCCACCGGCCCGCGCGATGTCATCCCGGGCTCAAATGCCGGGACCGTAACGCCGGTCGGCGGAGACCTCGCAGCTGGCGCGGTCGCCTGCCTCGATCTCGACCGGGAAACCTGCCGAAATTATGCCGAAGGCTACAGCTGGCAGGCCTGCGCCGAGGCCTTCATCGAGAACCTCCAGCCCCTTCCGGCCCCGGCCCGGAAACGTTTCTGGCAAAAGATCCGCCTGCGGCGGCGCAAGAAACCGCTGGAACTTGTGATCCCGCCGCTGCTGGACCTCAGCCCGAAGCCCAAAAAGGGCCCGGACACACCGGAAGGCCCGGACAAAAAGCCCTGA
- a CDS encoding serine hydrolase, producing MLRNIFLFCVMLALAPLAAAQNQGLVPLPAQPEGVAWPTHGWETGDLPPDVADKVQELFDIAMGSGRNNTGGETRAIVVIHRGKLVAEVYRDGFGPETRQMSWSLAKSVTSALVGRAIQLGLIDDVDAPMPGLFEKDDPRAAITWRQWMTMTDGLDYLESGPDIFEDSDAVRMKFGEGQFDVVGYIRESFPLKYKPGTRWNYSTASFSLVGRALQGLIGIESWCSTALVDSAPETDAPENTCSPADAPMAAWMRQVLFDPLGMDAQPEFDLAGTYLGGSDIWASARDYAKFGLLYLRDGVWEGERLLPEGWVDMSRTPPPGGVTDFYAMGFWLPAGGEGAFLAQGHEGQTIWIAPGRDVVIVRLALMNEDNANWYANFEWHKALARAFPPL from the coding sequence ATGCTGCGCAACATATTCCTCTTCTGCGTGATGTTGGCTCTCGCGCCGCTGGCGGCGGCGCAAAATCAGGGGCTTGTGCCGCTGCCGGCCCAGCCGGAGGGGGTGGCCTGGCCGACCCATGGCTGGGAAACGGGCGACCTTCCACCAGACGTGGCTGACAAGGTGCAGGAATTGTTCGACATCGCGATGGGCAGCGGACGCAATAACACGGGCGGCGAGACACGGGCCATCGTTGTCATCCATCGCGGGAAACTCGTGGCCGAAGTTTACCGGGATGGGTTTGGTCCGGAGACAAGGCAAATGTCATGGAGCCTTGCCAAGTCGGTGACATCCGCCCTGGTGGGGCGGGCCATCCAGCTTGGCCTGATCGATGACGTTGATGCGCCCATGCCGGGCCTGTTCGAAAAGGATGATCCGCGTGCGGCCATTACCTGGCGTCAGTGGATGACCATGACGGACGGGCTGGACTATCTCGAAAGTGGGCCCGACATCTTCGAAGACAGTGATGCGGTCCGGATGAAGTTCGGGGAAGGGCAATTTGATGTTGTCGGTTACATCCGCGAGTCCTTTCCGCTGAAATACAAGCCGGGTACGCGGTGGAATTATTCGACCGCCAGTTTCAGCCTGGTCGGCCGCGCGCTGCAGGGGCTGATCGGGATCGAGAGCTGGTGCTCAACCGCGCTGGTGGACTCTGCGCCTGAGACAGACGCGCCGGAAAATACCTGCTCGCCCGCGGATGCGCCCATGGCGGCCTGGATGCGGCAGGTCCTGTTCGACCCGCTCGGCATGGATGCCCAGCCGGAATTCGATCTCGCTGGAACCTATCTTGGCGGGTCGGATATCTGGGCCTCCGCGCGGGACTATGCGAAGTTCGGCTTGCTCTATCTGCGTGACGGCGTGTGGGAGGGCGAGCGCCTGTTGCCGGAAGGGTGGGTCGATATGAGCCGCACGCCGCCGCCGGGCGGGGTAACCGATTTTTATGCCATGGGCTTCTGGCTGCCCGCCGGCGGCGAAGGCGCTTTCCTGGCCCAGGGCCATGAAGGTCAGACGATCTGGATCGCGCCTGGCCGCGATGTGGTCATCGTCCGCCTGGCGCTGATGAATGAGGACAACGCCAACTGGTATGCAAACTTTGAATGGCACAAGGCCCTGGCGCGCGCTTTTCCCCCGCTATAA
- a CDS encoding DUF6265 family protein yields the protein MPGPAGGHPLSWISGCWENADGDYREVWSAPDHGYLFGYALALEGDTVAFFEQTRIDPGATYTFNAYPAGEGPARFTEVERGAAYIVFADPEHDYPQRIRYARDGDQMTAEISLLDGSQSERFVFRACPD from the coding sequence ATGCCAGGACCTGCCGGCGGTCATCCGCTCAGCTGGATCAGCGGCTGCTGGGAAAATGCCGATGGAGACTATCGCGAGGTCTGGTCCGCACCGGATCATGGCTATCTGTTCGGCTACGCCCTGGCCCTGGAGGGAGACACGGTGGCCTTTTTCGAACAAACGCGTATCGACCCCGGCGCCACCTATACATTCAATGCCTACCCGGCCGGCGAAGGCCCTGCCCGCTTCACCGAAGTCGAACGTGGCGCGGCGTATATCGTCTTCGCAGACCCGGAGCATGACTACCCTCAGCGCATTCGATACGCGCGCGACGGTGACCAGATGACAGCGGAGATTTCCCTGCTGGACGGCTCACAAAGTGAGCGCTTCGTGTTCCGCGCCTGCCCGGACTAA
- a CDS encoding DUF6498-containing protein: protein MTRFFDPDLFARTYRDPMAWLSLLVDLLPVIAVVFFGWKAVPLVALYWLENLVIGVFTILRMIGTVAADILNLAAAAFMVPFFTVHYGMFCFGHGVFLSAFAGSKTGNVAPGFGGMRTLVDWALGTGPYMLWFVGAIILINMLFYLIDFIGRGDFRNTQLPAEMFAPYGRIVTLHVAIILGAGLMLAFGQPLLGVLILIMLRVGFGMFLNMLRQRKIEGTGSEPPNAVAEAG from the coding sequence ATGACCCGTTTCTTCGATCCTGACCTGTTTGCCCGCACCTATCGGGACCCGATGGCGTGGCTGAGCCTGCTGGTCGACCTGTTGCCGGTCATTGCTGTCGTCTTCTTTGGCTGGAAAGCGGTGCCGCTGGTTGCACTCTACTGGCTGGAAAACCTTGTCATTGGTGTGTTCACGATCCTGCGCATGATCGGCACGGTGGCGGCCGACATCCTGAACCTCGCGGCGGCAGCCTTCATGGTGCCGTTCTTCACGGTACATTATGGCATGTTCTGCTTTGGCCATGGGGTCTTCCTCAGCGCCTTTGCGGGTAGCAAGACGGGCAATGTTGCGCCGGGGTTTGGCGGCATGCGGACGCTGGTCGACTGGGCGCTCGGCACCGGCCCCTACATGCTCTGGTTCGTGGGCGCGATCATTCTCATCAACATGCTCTTTTACCTTATCGACTTCATCGGGCGCGGCGATTTCCGGAATACGCAGCTGCCTGCGGAAATGTTCGCGCCCTATGGCCGGATCGTGACGCTGCATGTGGCGATCATTCTCGGCGCGGGCCTGATGCTGGCATTCGGACAGCCGCTGCTGGGCGTGCTGATCCTGATCATGCTGAGGGTCGGGTTCGGCATGTTCCTGAACATGCTTCGCCAACGGAAGATCGAAGGCACTGGCAGCGAGCCCCCGAATGCCGTGGCGGAGGCCGGGTAG
- the putA gene encoding bifunctional proline dehydrogenase/L-glutamate gamma-semialdehyde dehydrogenase PutA has protein sequence MTDTLAATQYVWDALDSNKFVDEEALLEDLLKETPVSDDLRQAAMRRALDLVETARATGRRKGMMESFLEEFGLSNAEGLALMCLAEALLRVPDAETRDDLIAEKIRSGNWGAHQGQSESWLVNASTWGLMLTGRVIGVPAAAKKGPSHFVSGLVRESGEPVIRAAMMQAMRIMGEQFVLGRNVKDALKRGGRMVRQGDAAHFSFDMLGEGARTAADAERYLKAYQSAIQQVAASKDKSTPPEASSGVSVKLSALHPRFEAVNEARVLAEIYPGLLSLCQQAAEANIGLCLDAEEADRLVLSLKLFESLAREPSLKGWTGLGLAVQAYQKRARGVIEKLKQLAGDTRQRFMVRLVKGAYWDSEIKHSQVEGFQNFPVFTTKQGTDFHYLACAKQLLEASPVLYPQFATHNAHTLATVDLMADSMGVTKFEFQRLHGMGEALYGAAKAGKRVRVYAPVGAHKDLLPYLVRRLLENGANTSFVHSFLDPDVPAEQVVADPITKVEAGPRRHPRIPTPPRLYGPERRNSSGMDLSQQYVRDDIAAAVRVFRDSPAIAAGAIVSGKPDTGGGELCRVPFHTETVLGACKEASEASMDRALDAAVKFQPEWDKLGGPQRASHLRAMAEALEDNMPRLIALMARETGKTLNDGIAEVREAVDFLRYYAMGAEKDFAAPMRLPGPTGETNHLSLHGRGVFCCISPWNFPLAIFTGQISAALAAGNTVVAKPAEQSPLIAFEAVKLFHKAGLPVDALHLLPGKGETVGAKLTSDPRVSGVCFTGGTNTARMIHRTLADRDGPIIPLIAETGGLNGLFVDTTALREQVLDDMILSAFGSAGQRCSALRIAFLPKATADHLIEGLKGAMDELKLGDPALPETDIGPVIDEEARSMLEAHLEDMKSRAKVLHQVDAGKIGLEGYGFGPALVEISSLDQITEEKFGPILHVIRYDPDDIDEVGGKLHAKGYGLTLGVHSRLDSFYKEVRAACPVGNTYVNRSMTGAVVGVQPFGGEGLSGTGPKAGGPHYLHRFAAERALTVNITAQGGDAELLSL, from the coding sequence ATGACCGACACCCTCGCCGCTACGCAATATGTCTGGGACGCGCTCGACTCCAATAAGTTTGTTGATGAGGAGGCCTTGCTGGAGGATCTCCTGAAAGAGACGCCAGTCAGTGACGATCTGCGGCAGGCCGCGATGCGGCGGGCACTCGATCTGGTTGAGACCGCGCGGGCCACAGGGCGCCGCAAGGGGATGATGGAAAGCTTCCTTGAGGAGTTCGGCCTGTCGAACGCCGAGGGCCTTGCCCTGATGTGCCTGGCCGAAGCGCTGTTGCGCGTGCCGGATGCTGAAACCCGCGACGACCTGATCGCCGAGAAGATCCGCTCCGGAAACTGGGGCGCCCATCAGGGGCAGTCGGAATCCTGGCTGGTCAATGCCTCCACCTGGGGGCTGATGCTGACGGGCCGCGTGATCGGTGTGCCGGCGGCGGCCAAGAAGGGCCCCAGCCATTTCGTATCCGGCCTCGTGCGTGAAAGCGGCGAACCGGTGATCCGCGCCGCCATGATGCAGGCCATGCGGATCATGGGTGAACAATTCGTCCTTGGACGGAATGTGAAGGATGCGCTGAAACGCGGCGGCCGCATGGTGCGCCAGGGCGATGCTGCGCATTTCAGCTTTGATATGCTGGGGGAGGGCGCCCGCACCGCGGCCGACGCCGAACGATACCTGAAAGCCTATCAGAGCGCGATCCAGCAGGTTGCGGCCAGCAAGGACAAATCGACACCGCCGGAAGCCTCCAGTGGCGTGTCGGTGAAATTGTCCGCGCTTCACCCGCGGTTTGAGGCCGTGAACGAGGCGCGCGTTCTGGCGGAGATCTATCCGGGCCTGCTCAGCCTCTGCCAGCAGGCGGCGGAGGCGAATATCGGGCTTTGTCTCGATGCGGAGGAAGCCGACCGGCTGGTCCTGTCCTTGAAACTGTTCGAAAGCCTGGCGCGTGAGCCGTCGCTGAAAGGCTGGACCGGGCTCGGCCTTGCTGTTCAGGCCTACCAGAAACGCGCCCGCGGCGTGATCGAGAAGCTGAAACAGCTGGCAGGCGATACGCGCCAGCGCTTCATGGTGCGCCTTGTGAAGGGCGCCTACTGGGACAGCGAGATCAAGCATTCTCAGGTCGAGGGCTTCCAGAACTTCCCGGTCTTCACCACAAAGCAGGGGACGGACTTTCACTATCTCGCCTGCGCGAAGCAGCTGCTTGAGGCGAGCCCGGTGCTCTATCCGCAATTTGCGACCCACAATGCCCACACGCTGGCCACGGTGGACCTGATGGCAGATTCCATGGGCGTGACGAAGTTTGAGTTCCAGCGCCTGCACGGCATGGGCGAGGCGCTGTATGGCGCCGCGAAAGCCGGCAAGCGGGTGCGGGTCTATGCACCGGTCGGGGCGCACAAGGACCTGCTGCCCTATCTGGTCCGCCGCCTGCTGGAGAATGGCGCCAATACCAGTTTCGTGCACTCCTTCCTCGATCCGGACGTGCCGGCCGAGCAGGTCGTCGCCGATCCCATCACCAAGGTGGAAGCCGGGCCGCGCCGCCATCCGCGCATTCCGACGCCGCCGCGCCTTTACGGGCCGGAGCGCCGCAACTCGTCCGGGATGGACCTGTCGCAACAATATGTCCGTGACGATATCGCCGCGGCGGTCCGTGTCTTCCGCGACAGCCCGGCCATTGCGGCAGGCGCCATCGTGTCCGGCAAGCCGGATACGGGCGGGGGAGAGCTTTGCCGCGTACCCTTCCATACGGAGACGGTTCTGGGCGCCTGCAAGGAAGCGAGCGAAGCGTCGATGGACCGCGCGCTCGATGCCGCCGTCAAATTCCAGCCGGAATGGGACAAGCTTGGCGGCCCGCAGCGGGCGAGCCATCTGCGCGCCATGGCCGAAGCGCTGGAAGACAACATGCCCCGCCTGATCGCCCTGATGGCGCGGGAGACCGGCAAGACGCTAAATGACGGCATCGCCGAAGTGCGCGAAGCGGTCGATTTCCTGCGCTATTACGCGATGGGGGCAGAGAAGGATTTCGCCGCCCCGATGCGCCTGCCAGGGCCGACGGGGGAGACCAACCACCTGTCCCTGCACGGACGGGGCGTGTTCTGCTGCATCAGCCCGTGGAATTTCCCGCTGGCCATCTTTACCGGGCAAATCTCTGCGGCGCTGGCGGCTGGCAATACGGTCGTCGCCAAGCCGGCCGAGCAATCGCCGCTGATTGCGTTTGAAGCGGTGAAACTGTTCCACAAGGCCGGCCTGCCGGTCGATGCCCTGCATCTGCTGCCCGGCAAGGGAGAAACCGTCGGCGCGAAACTGACATCTGACCCGCGGGTTTCCGGCGTCTGTTTTACCGGCGGCACGAACACCGCCCGCATGATCCACCGCACGCTGGCAGACCGCGATGGGCCGATCATTCCGCTGATCGCGGAGACCGGCGGCCTGAATGGCCTGTTTGTCGACACGACCGCCCTGCGCGAGCAGGTGCTGGACGACATGATCCTCTCCGCCTTCGGCTCGGCAGGCCAGCGCTGTTCGGCGCTGCGCATTGCCTTCCTGCCCAAGGCAACCGCAGATCACCTGATCGAAGGCCTGAAAGGCGCGATGGACGAGCTGAAGCTGGGCGATCCGGCCTTGCCGGAAACGGACATCGGCCCGGTCATTGATGAGGAAGCGCGCAGTATGCTGGAGGCGCACCTCGAAGACATGAAATCCCGTGCGAAAGTCCTGCACCAGGTCGATGCCGGCAAGATCGGCCTCGAAGGCTATGGCTTCGGCCCGGCCCTGGTGGAGATTTCCTCGCTTGATCAGATCACGGAAGAGAAGTTCGGCCCGATCCTTCATGTGATCCGCTACGATCCGGATGATATCGACGAGGTCGGCGGTAAACTCCACGCCAAGGGCTATGGCCTGACGCTGGGCGTACACTCCCGGCTGGACAGCTTCTACAAGGAGGTCCGGGCCGCCTGTCCGGTGGGCAACACCTATGTGAACCGGTCGATGACCGGGGCCGTGGTCGGGGTCCAGCCCTTTGGCGGAGAAGGGCTTTCCGGCACCGGTCCCAAGGCGGGCGGGCCGCATTATCTCCACCGCTTCGCCGCAGAAAGGGCGCTGACGGTGAATATCACGGCACAGGGCGGTGACGCCGAACTGCTGAGCCTGTAG
- a CDS encoding NAD(P)-binding domain-containing protein — translation MAFGATGKPKTCIIGAGCSGFTMAKRLKDRGLPYDCFEMSDDIGGNWYYKNPNGASSCYQSLHIDTSKWRLAFEDYPVPEDWPDFPHHAQLLQYFHDYVDHFGLRETITFNTAVTNVEDLPGGRWKVTLSTGETREYDAVVVSNGHHWDPRTPSYPGHFDGYQVHSHNYTDPFEPYDFRGKRVMIVGAGNSAMDISSELSQRPLAEKLFISMRRGVWVLPKYMDGKPADKAVLPAWMPSGLGRKLARSKIKKTIGMMEDYGLPKPDHEPLEGHPSVSGEFLTRVGCGDITPKPGIEKLDGDSVVFTDGTREKVDAIIWATGYNVTFPFLKQDDLTPKDNVFPLYKRMVKPGRETIFFLGLAQPLPTLVNFAEQQSKLVAAALDGAYAFPDAAEMERITVADEKAHLGHFYDSPRHRMQVDFNLYCRDLMKEIEKGMKRVKVPA, via the coding sequence ATGGCATTCGGGGCAACAGGCAAGCCAAAGACGTGCATTATCGGGGCAGGATGTTCGGGCTTTACGATGGCCAAACGGCTGAAGGACCGGGGCCTGCCATATGATTGCTTCGAGATGTCGGACGATATCGGCGGCAACTGGTACTACAAAAACCCCAACGGCGCCTCGTCCTGCTATCAGTCGCTGCACATCGATACGTCGAAATGGCGCCTGGCTTTCGAGGATTATCCCGTGCCGGAAGACTGGCCGGACTTCCCGCATCACGCCCAGCTGCTGCAGTATTTCCATGACTATGTGGATCATTTCGGCCTGCGTGAAACAATCACGTTCAACACGGCTGTGACCAATGTCGAAGACCTGCCGGGCGGCCGCTGGAAAGTGACGCTGTCGACCGGCGAGACACGCGAATATGATGCGGTTGTGGTCTCCAACGGGCACCACTGGGATCCGCGCACGCCAAGCTATCCCGGGCATTTCGATGGTTACCAGGTGCATTCCCACAACTATACCGACCCGTTCGAACCTTATGACTTCCGCGGCAAGCGGGTGATGATTGTCGGGGCCGGGAACTCCGCGATGGATATCTCCTCGGAACTGTCCCAGCGCCCACTGGCGGAGAAGCTGTTCATCTCCATGCGCCGGGGTGTCTGGGTGTTGCCGAAATACATGGACGGCAAACCGGCGGACAAGGCCGTGCTGCCGGCCTGGATGCCGTCAGGCCTTGGACGAAAGCTCGCGCGGAGCAAGATCAAGAAAACCATCGGTATGATGGAAGACTATGGCCTGCCGAAGCCGGACCATGAGCCGCTGGAAGGCCACCCGTCGGTGTCGGGCGAGTTCCTGACCCGCGTCGGCTGCGGTGACATCACGCCGAAACCCGGCATCGAAAAGCTGGACGGTGACAGCGTCGTCTTCACCGATGGCACACGCGAAAAGGTCGACGCGATCATCTGGGCGACGGGCTATAATGTGACCTTCCCCTTCCTGAAGCAGGATGACCTGACGCCGAAGGACAATGTCTTCCCGCTGTACAAGCGCATGGTGAAGCCGGGCCGGGAGACGATCTTCTTCCTGGGCCTGGCCCAGCCTTTGCCGACCCTTGTGAATTTTGCCGAACAGCAGTCCAAACTGGTGGCCGCCGCCCTTGATGGCGCGTACGCTTTCCCCGATGCTGCGGAAATGGAGCGGATCACCGTCGCGGATGAAAAGGCGCATCTCGGGCACTTCTATGACAGCCCGCGCCACCGCATGCAGGTGGACTTTAACCTCTATTGCCGCGACCTGATGAAGGAGATCGAGAAGGGCATGAAACGCGTGAAAGTTCCCGCATGA
- a CDS encoding PaaI family thioesterase — MEDDATPTAEPWQVMGENLDIITGGVPWGRRMSFRVTKVEKGHIWGVQPWKDRLVGDPDTGVIHGGVLTSFLDNLSGMAASSSLDKARFVSTLDLRIDYMRAAEPHQEILGEAECYHLTRTVCFTRAWAYHESRDKLIATAAGAFAINKPRSVQSMRTQ; from the coding sequence ATGGAAGATGACGCGACGCCAACTGCCGAACCCTGGCAGGTCATGGGAGAAAACCTGGACATCATCACCGGCGGCGTCCCCTGGGGACGCCGGATGAGCTTCCGCGTCACGAAGGTGGAAAAAGGCCATATCTGGGGCGTTCAGCCCTGGAAGGACCGCCTTGTCGGCGATCCGGACACGGGCGTGATCCATGGCGGCGTTCTGACGTCTTTCCTCGACAATCTCTCCGGCATGGCGGCGAGTTCCTCGCTGGACAAGGCCCGCTTCGTCTCCACGCTGGACCTGCGCATCGACTATATGCGCGCCGCTGAACCGCATCAGGAGATCCTGGGCGAGGCGGAATGCTATCACCTCACCCGCACGGTCTGCTTCACCCGCGCCTGGGCCTATCATGAGAGCCGGGACAAGCTGATCGCCACCGCCGCAGGCGCCTTTGCCATCAACAAGCCGCGCTCCGTCCAGTCGATGAGGACCCAGTAA
- a CDS encoding DUF3298 domain-containing protein, giving the protein MKHALFLSAALLMATLPGACGQAGDTAEMPGASVQLAGTDDAADDPQVASTADMPRFLLVDNDALKADVRFEEAIFAFNPAIAADLLEDANNRIEAMQQDAEAYKEADPEYFRPYGLKIDWRVTGAAGSLAGLEGFIFTFTGGAHGNYMTDGRIYDTATGKRLQAADLFTDTAAAASVLAPEVFDSIASAKAARSGSPESLQTFRGEAEDALAGTGLFAGAVSLVASTEEGKLGGLVLHYAPYEIGSYAEGAYHITLPQADFHDLLKPEYQSLFGGAPADIQRFGD; this is encoded by the coding sequence ATGAAACACGCCCTGTTCCTGTCCGCCGCCCTTTTGATGGCGACCCTTCCCGGCGCCTGCGGACAGGCGGGCGACACCGCTGAAATGCCCGGCGCGAGCGTCCAGCTGGCCGGGACAGACGATGCGGCGGACGATCCGCAGGTGGCCAGCACGGCGGACATGCCGCGCTTCCTGCTCGTGGACAATGACGCGCTGAAGGCCGATGTCCGCTTCGAGGAAGCGATTTTCGCGTTCAATCCGGCCATCGCTGCAGACCTCCTCGAAGACGCAAACAACCGGATCGAGGCGATGCAGCAGGATGCGGAGGCCTATAAGGAGGCCGATCCGGAATATTTCCGGCCCTATGGCCTGAAGATCGACTGGCGCGTGACGGGCGCGGCAGGGTCGCTGGCGGGGCTGGAAGGCTTCATCTTCACTTTCACCGGCGGGGCGCATGGCAACTACATGACCGATGGCCGGATCTACGATACCGCGACCGGGAAGCGGCTGCAGGCCGCAGACCTGTTCACCGACACAGCAGCTGCGGCCAGTGTCCTTGCGCCGGAGGTGTTCGACAGTATCGCTTCAGCCAAGGCCGCGCGCAGCGGGTCACCCGAAAGCCTGCAGACGTTTCGCGGTGAGGCGGAAGATGCCCTTGCCGGAACAGGCCTGTTTGCCGGAGCGGTCAGCCTGGTCGCCTCCACTGAAGAGGGCAAGCTGGGCGGCCTCGTCCTGCACTATGCCCCCTACGAAATCGGTTCGTATGCGGAAGGGGCGTATCACATCACCCTGCCGCAGGCGGATTTCCATGATTTGTTGAAGCCGGAATACCAGTCCCTGTTTGGCGGCGCCCCGGCGGACATCCAGCGTTTCGGCGACTGA
- a CDS encoding PaaI family thioesterase produces MSEDILSTRGEQVQAFLARTPFAQEIGMHCDIMGDEMTTVMPFQKKLIGNFTIQALHGGAIAAFLELTAMAQVYLVTEHLERPPRPINIAIDYLRQGHAKDTFARATITKMGRRICSVRAEAWQDERSKPVTSLLAHFKVSDG; encoded by the coding sequence ATGTCTGAAGATATTCTATCGACCCGGGGCGAACAGGTGCAGGCCTTCCTGGCCCGTACGCCCTTCGCGCAGGAAATCGGCATGCATTGCGATATCATGGGCGACGAGATGACAACCGTCATGCCGTTCCAGAAGAAACTGATCGGGAATTTCACGATCCAGGCCCTGCATGGCGGGGCCATCGCGGCCTTTCTGGAACTGACCGCCATGGCGCAGGTCTACCTTGTGACCGAACACCTGGAACGCCCGCCCCGGCCGATCAACATTGCGATCGACTATCTCCGCCAGGGCCACGCCAAGGACACGTTTGCCCGCGCGACCATCACCAAAATGGGCCGGCGCATATGCTCGGTCCGGGCTGAAGCCTGGCAGGATGAGCGGTCAAAACCGGTCACCAGCCTGCTGGCGCATTTCAAGGTAAGCGACGGCTGA